Proteins from a single region of Hordeum vulgare subsp. vulgare chromosome 6H, MorexV3_pseudomolecules_assembly, whole genome shotgun sequence:
- the LOC123405563 gene encoding 4-coumarate--CoA ligase 2 produces the protein MIKVAAPEVQQPQAVAADAVSAVVPEETIFRSKLPDIDIPNHLPLHEYCFAKAAEVPDAPCLIAAATGRTYTFAETHALCRKAAAALHRLGVGHGDRVMILLQNCVEFAVAFFGASFLGAISTAANPFCTPQEIHKQFVASGAKVIVTQSAYVDKLRHESFPRIATGGGEDTLAVITVDDEAGTPDGCLPFWGILASADEGSVPEVRIAAEDAVALPYSSGTTGLPKGVVLTHGGLVSSVAQQVDGENPNLYMREGDVALCVLPLFHIFSLNSVLLCAVRAGAAVMLMPRFEMGAMLAGIERWRVTVAAVVPPLVLALAKNPVVEEHDLSSIRIVLSGAAPLGKELEDALRGRLPQAIFGQGYGMTEAGPVLSMCPAFAREPTPAKSGSCGTVVRNAELKVVDPDTGLSLARNLPGEICIRGPQIMKGYLDDPVATAATIDVEGWLHTGDIGYVDDDDEVFIVDRVKELIKFKGFQVPPAELEALLIAHPSIADAAVVPRKDDAAGEVPVAFVVRAADSDIAEEAIKEFVSKQVVFYKRLHKVYFTHAIPKSASGKILRKELRAKLVTV, from the exons ATGATCAAGGTGGCGGCACCGGAGGTGCAGCAGCCGCAGGCTGTCGCCGCCGACGCGGTCTCGGCGGTGGTGCCGGAGGAGACGATCTTCCGGTCCAAGCTTCCGGACATCGACATCCCGAACCACCTGCCCCTGCACGAGTACTGCTTCGCCAAGGCGGCCGAGGTCCCGGACGCGCCGTGCCTCATCGCCGCGGCCACGGGGAGGACCTACACGTTCGCCGAGACGCATGCGCTCTGCCGCAAGGCCGCCGCTGCGCTGCACCGCCTCGGCGTCGGCCACGGCGACCGCGTCATGATCCTGCTGCAGAACTGCGTGGAGTTCGCCGTCGCCTTCTTCGGCGCGTCCTTCCTCGGCGCCATCAGCACGGCGGCCAACCCGTTCTGCACCCCGCAGGAGATCCACAAGCAGTTCGTCGCCTCCGGCGCCAAGGTGATCGTCACCCAGTCCGCCTACGTCGACAAGCTCCGGCACGAGAGCTTCCCGAGGATCGCCACGGGCGGCGGCGAGGACACGCTCGCGGTGATCACCGTCGACGACGAGGCGGGTACCCCGGACGGCTGCCTGCCCTTCTGGGGCATCCTCGCGTCCGCCGACGAGGGCTCGGTCCCGGAGGTGCGCATCGCGGCGGAGGACGCCGTGGCGCTGCCCTACTCGTCGGGCACGACGGGGCTGCCCAAGGGCGTGGTGCTGACGCACGGGGGCCTGGTATCGAGCGTGGCGCAGCAGGTGGACGGCGAGAACCCGAACCTGTACATGCGGGAGGGGGACGTGGCGCTCTGCGTGCTGCCGCTGTTCCACATCTTCTCGCTCAACTCGGTGCTGCTGTGCGCGGTGCGCGCCGGCGCGGCGGTGATGCTGATGCCCAGGTTCGAGATGGGCGCCATGCTGGCGGGCATCGAGCGGTGGCGCGTGACGGTGGCCGCCGTGGTGCCGCCGCTGGTGCTGGCGCTGGCCAAGAACCCGGTCGTGGAGGAGCACGACCTGAGCTCCATCCGGATCGTGCTCTCCGGCGCCGCGCCGCTCGGCAAGGAGCTCGAGGACGCGCTACGTGGCCGCCTGCCGCAGGCCATCTTCGGACAG GGGTACGGGATGACGGAGGCGGGGCCGGTGCTGTCCATGTGCCCGGCGTTCGCCAGGGAGCCAACGCCGGCCAAGTCCGGGTCGTGCGGCACGGTGGTGCGCAACGCGGAGCTCAAGGTGGTCGACCCGGACACGGGCCTGTCCCTCGCCCGCAACCTCCCCGGCGAGATCTGCATCCGCGGCCCGCAGATCATGAAAGGCTACCTGGACGACCCCGTGGCCACCGCCGCGACCATCGACGTCGAGGGGTGGCTCCACACCGGCGACATCGGctacgtcgacgacgacgacgaggtctTCATCGTCGACCGCGTCAAGGAGCTCATCAAGTTCAAGGGCTTCCAGGTGCCGCCGGCCGAGCTGGAGGCTCTGCTCATCGCGCATCCCTCCATCGCCGACGCCGCCGTCGTCCC GCGAAAGGATGACGCCGCCGGTGAGGTCCCGGTGGCGTTCGTGGTGCGCGCCGCCGATTCTGACATCGCCGAGGAGGCCATCAAGGAGTTCGTATCCAAGCAG GTGGTGTTCTACAAGAGGCTGCACAAGGTGTACTTCACCCACGCGATCCCCAAGTCGGCGTCGGGGAAGATACTGAGGAAAGAGCTCAGAGCCAAACTCGTCACTGTCTGA